In a genomic window of Xylophilus rhododendri:
- a CDS encoding HpcH/HpaI aldolase/citrate lyase family protein → MRSKLFVPGSRPELFDKALAGDADALSFDLEDAVAESRKAEARQTLGDFLARVADPAVKRGKVMIVRVNPLDTPHFAPDLAAVVRPGLDLLNLPKPEEPAQVIQAVEALIQAERTNGVSQPVRLLLNIETPKALRNAAALAAAHPRVAGLQMGLGDLFEPLGIARRDPDNVRAAMFAIRMAAGEAGVFAYDGAFADVRDVEGYRAEADMARRLGFLGKSCIHPSQIALANAAFRPSDEEIAHARKVVDGARAAEDSGTGAWVVDGKMIDAPFLARARAIVETAVRLGLPGA, encoded by the coding sequence ATGCGCAGCAAACTCTTCGTGCCCGGCTCCCGCCCGGAACTCTTCGACAAGGCCCTGGCGGGCGATGCCGATGCCCTGTCCTTCGACCTGGAGGACGCCGTGGCCGAGTCTCGCAAGGCCGAGGCGCGGCAGACGCTGGGCGACTTCCTGGCCCGCGTGGCCGACCCGGCGGTCAAGCGCGGCAAGGTGATGATCGTGCGTGTCAATCCGCTGGACACGCCGCATTTCGCGCCCGACCTGGCGGCGGTGGTGCGGCCCGGGCTGGACCTGCTCAACCTGCCAAAGCCCGAGGAGCCGGCCCAGGTGATCCAGGCGGTGGAAGCCCTGATCCAGGCCGAGCGGACCAATGGCGTGAGCCAGCCGGTGCGCCTGCTGCTCAACATCGAGACGCCCAAGGCCCTGCGCAATGCCGCCGCGCTGGCAGCCGCCCATCCGCGGGTGGCCGGCCTGCAGATGGGCCTGGGCGACCTGTTCGAGCCGCTGGGCATCGCCCGGCGCGATCCGGACAATGTGCGCGCCGCCATGTTCGCCATCCGCATGGCGGCCGGCGAAGCCGGTGTATTCGCCTACGACGGCGCCTTCGCCGATGTGCGTGACGTGGAAGGCTACCGGGCCGAGGCCGACATGGCGCGGCGCCTGGGCTTTCTCGGCAAGAGCTGCATCCACCCCAGCCAGATCGCGCTGGCCAACGCCGCCTTCCGGCCCAGCGACGAGGAGATCGCCCATGCGCGCAAGGTGGTCGATGGCGCCCGCGCGGCCGAGGACAGCGGCACCGGCGCCTGGGTGGTGGACGGCAAGATGATCGACGCGCCTTTCCTGGCCCGCGCCCGCGCCATCGTCGAGACGGCGGTCCGCCTGGGCCTGCCCGGCGCCTGA